In Cellulomonas sp. Y8, the genomic stretch CGCGCCTGTACAACCGCGTCACGTCCGTGATGACGCGGGTGCCGGGCTCCGACTTCAACTCGGGGTACAAGGCGATGCGCGCCGAGGTCGCCGCCGAGCTCGCCCCGATGATGTACGGCGAGATGCACCGCTACCTCACGGTCATCGCCCACTGGCGGGGTTTCCGCACGGCGGAGGTGCCGGTCCACCACCACGCCCGCATGCACGGCACCACCAAGTACGGCATCGCGCGCTTCTGGCGCGGGTTCATGGACCTGCTGACCGTGCGGTTCCTCATGTCGTACGAGCACCGGCCGTCCCACCTGTTCGGTGGCCTCGGCGTGGCGAGCCTCGGGCTCGGCGGCCTCATGCTGCTCTACCTGCTCGTGCTCCGGATCGCGGGCGCGACGGTCGGCGACCGCCCGATGCTGGTCGCCGCGGTGCTCCTGGTGCTCGGCGGGCTCCAGTTCATCCTGTTCGGGCTGAGCGCCGAGCTCGCGGTGCGCGACCGCAACTCCGGCCGGGTCGACGACGCCGCCCTGATCGACCGGCGCCCGTCCGGCGGGCCGCGCTAGCGAGCTGCCGCGGCCGCGCCCGGGCTCACGGGCGGGATCCGGCAGCGGGGTCGAGGTCGCGCAGGAACTGCTCGCGGATCGGTCCCGGGTCGAACCGGGCGACGTAGCGCCGCGCCGCGTCGGCGGACGCGGCGTAGCCCTGCGCGTCCCACACCGGGTCCGCGCGCAGCACCGCCCGCGCCGCGATCGCGGCGCCGAGGGCGGCGACGTCGCCTGTCGGGACCAGCGTGCCCAGGCCGTCGAGGACGTGCGGCATGTTCGAGTTGTCGTAGGTGATGACGTCGCACCCGCCGGCCAGGGCCTCGACCGCGGGGACGCAGAAGCCCTCGTGGTACGTCGGCAGCACGAAGAGGTCGGCGCGCCGCAGGACCGAGTCGCGCAGCTCGTCGGGCGCGCTGCGGTGCACGCGGGCCGTCAGCCGGCCCGCGGACCGGCGCTGGAGGTCCTCGCACGCGCGCGCCGTCTGCTCGAGCAGGTCGGCGTCCGAGAACTCGGCGTTCCCGACCATGTCGAGCTCGACCCGGTCCTGCGGGATGCCGGGGAGCGCACGGTCGAGCGCGGCGATCAGCTCCAGCGGCCCTTTCGACCGGACGAACCGCCCGACGAACGCCACCCGGAGCACGCCGTCGTCCGCGCTCGGCTTGGCCGCGGGCGGGTCGAGCGCGACGGCCACCGGCAGGTCCCGCACGACCGCCGGGGTCTCGATCCCCAGCCCCCGCAGCTCCGTGCGGTTGTACTCGGAGTCGCAGAGCACCGCGTCCACGAACCGCAGGAGCGCGAGCTGCTCGATCGACCGGTCGATCACGTCGTGCTGCCAGCTCGGGACGAGCGCCCTCGGTGTCACGTTGTGGAACCGGACCAGGGTGCGCGCACCCTCCGGCGCGGCGAGCAGCGCCCCGAACAGCGTGTAGTAGATCCCCATGTCGAGGACCACGACGTCGGCCGACCGGTAGAACGGGTGCGTGACCACCTCGGCGGCCGTCCGGACGCGCACGGTCGCGAGGTCGTCGAACGCGGAGTCGTGCGCGAACAGCAGGGTCTCGTGGCCGGCCTCCTCCGCCCAGAGCACGCACTGGCGCACGATCCCGGAGATGGCGTCGAACGGGACGCAGATGCTCGTGACGAAGGCGACCCTCACCGCGGGACCCCGCCGTCCCGGAGCACGGCCGCCTTCCCGTAGACGCCGAGGCTGGCCTCGACGACCGCGTCGACGGTGTACGCGCGCTCGTAGTGCGCGCGCCCGTGCCGCCCCATGCGGGAGCGCAGCCCCGGGTCGGAGCCGAGCTCGACGAGCGCGTCCGCGAGCGCACCCGGGTCGTCGGGCGGGACGAGGTACCCGTCTCGCCCGTCGTCGACCACCTCGGGGACGCCGCCCACGCGGGTGGACACCACGGGCAGTCCGCGCATCATCGCCTCGACCAGGACGAGCCCGAACGACTCGTAGCGGGACGGCGCCACGAAGACGTCGGACGCGTCGTACGCGAGCGCGAGCTGGTCGTCGCTCACCAGCCCCAGGAAGCGGACCGCCGCCGCGTGCGGCCGCCCGGCGTGCTCCGACTCGAACGCGCTGCGCAGCGTCCCACCGTCGGCCCACGCGATGGTGTCGTCACCGACGATGTTCAGGCGCAGGTGGGGCGCGCGCTCGTGGGCGAGCGCGAACGCCTCCAGGAGGACGTCGACGCCCTTGCGCGGTTCCACCCTCCCGACGAACAGCAGGTTCACCGTCCCCTCCGCCCGGGAGACCCGCGCGGCGTGCGGGTTGACCCGCGCGGCGTCGGCCGGCTCCGCGATGCCGAGCGGGGCCACCACGGCGGCGGCGGGTGCCACGTCGTGGGCCGCCGTCACGTCCGTGAGGATCGCCCCCGAGATCGCCCGGACCACGTCGGCCGACCGCAGCATCTCGAGCTCGGCCGCGAGCATCGGCTCGACGAAGTCGGCCACGAACTGCGGGTCGTCCGCCCGCTCCGGGTGCGACCGCAGCCACAGAGCGAGCGAGGTCTCGAGCGTGAGGACGAGCGGGAACCTGTCCTCGCGCGCGAGCGCCAGGCCCTGCGAGTCCCAGATCGGGACGTCGACCACGTCGACCGGACCCGTCTCGGCGATCCGCAGCACCTCGTCCCGGCAGGCGGCCGACCACGCCCACGGGCCGACCGGGACGGCACCCCGGGCGGGGTCCGCCGTCGCGGCGTCCAGGTCGAGCGCCACGCGGTGCACCCAGACGCCGTCCTCCCAGTCCACCCGCGTGATGTCCCGGGAGATCGTGACGACGTGCGGCTCGTGGCCGCGCGCCGCGAAGCCGGCGGCGAGCACCTGGGTGTAGGTGGCGATGCCGCCGACGCCCTCGGGCGGGTACTCCGAGGTCACGAGGACCATGCGCCGGAGGTCCGCGACCTCGTGCGTCGGGAACGGCACGAACGGGCCCGGTCCGGTCGCGAGGTCCGCCCGGGCCGCGTCGCCGGCCAGCCCACCGCGCAGACCGTCCTCGGTCGCACGCTCGAGGTCGGCCTCGAACCGCGCCAGAGCGGACTCGTCGAGCAGTCCGTTCTCGACCGTCCAGCGCACCTCCTGCCGGCGACCCGCCACGAACTGCCCGAACTCGGCCATCACCTGCTCGACCGAGACGTAGTCGCGCGCGTGCTTGAGACCGAAGTACAGCTTGTTCTTCAGGATCGGGTACCAGTTGTGCACCGCACGCCGCGTGCTCCGCAGGTGGCTCGCCGCGAAGTGGTGGTGGACCCGTGCGCCCGCCGGGCGCGCGATCACGTAGCCCGCGTCCGCGATCCGCAGCTGGACGTCGGACTCGTCGAGGTAGTACTCGAAGAACTCGTCGTAACCACCGACCTCGACCAGGGCCGACCGCAGGTAGGACGAGTTGGTCCCCAGCATGTGCGGGATCGCCCACGAGCCCGGGTAGCAGCGCTCCGGCGTCGGTCCGTCGACGTCGAAGCTCGCCCCGCCGAACCGGTCGAGCAGCGCGTAGCGGTACTGGTACTCGTGCCCGGTGTGGTCGAGCACGAAGCCGCCGCTGGCACCGACCCCGGCCGTCCGGTACGGCGCCACCAGCTCGGTGAGCCAGTCCGGCTCCGGGACCGCGTCGTCGTCGAGGAACACGACGACCTCGCCCGCGGACAGACGGATGCCGGCATTGCGCGACACGGAGAGGTTCGCGACCGGCGCCCGGCCCACCTTGACGTCGCCGCCCCAGCCCGCGAGCAGCTCCTGGGTCCCGTCCTTCGAGGGCCCGTCGATCACCACCACCTCGAACCTGCCCGGGTACCGCAGCCAGCGCAGCGAGGACAGCGCGCTCCGCAGCTGGTCCTCGCGGTCCAGGGTGTTGATGACGATGGACACGTCCGGGTACCGCTCCGGGAACACCGGCCGGCCCTCAGGCACGGGTCGCCTCGATCTCGAACTCGAGCGACTTGCCGTTCACGCGCGCGGCCTCGACCACGCGCACGTCCCGGAACCCGCCCGAGGCCAGGATCTCCGTGAGCGAGTCGGGCGTGAACATGTTGTAGTGGAAGTCCCCGTCGTAGTCCTGGCCGCCGTAGACGACCTCGCGCATGTCGTCGTAGGGATAGGTGCCCGCGACGTAGGCCCGCATCATCGCGTCCACGTCGGGGACGACGGCGCGCAGGGTGCCGCCGGGCGTGAGCTTGGCACGGAGCGCGGGGAGCAGACGCCGCCGGAGCTGCTCGAGCGGGAAGTGCTCGAGGAAGTGCGAGGAGAAGAACTCGTCCACCGTGCCGTCCTCGAACGGCATGGCGAACACGTCGGCGACCACGTCGACGCTGGGGAGGTCGCGGTTGTCCACGTTGACGTAGCCCTCCAGCGGGACGTGCCCGCAGCCGAGGTTCACGCGCAGCGGCCCGGTCCTGCCGGCGAGGTCGACCTTGACCCGGGTCTGCACCCGCTCGGCCTCGCCCGCAGCGTCCGCGCCCCTCCCGTACCGGACCTCGAACAGGAGCTCCGAGCGGACGAACTCCACGCGCTCGAGGAGGAAGGAGACCGAGCGGGTCAGGTCGTCGAGCCGCGGCTCGACCTGCTGCGGCACGGCGCCGTCGAGGCGCCCGACGACGTCCCGCACCTCGCTCTCGACGGCGCCGACCCGCAAATCGGCGTCGGCCAGCGCGCGGGTCAGGCGCCGCAGGGCGACCGGCACCGAGCGCGCCAGGTTCTCCGCGTCCGCGTCGATCTCGCGCTGCCGCGCCGCGACCTGCGTGACGTTCCCGAGCAGGCTGTCGAGCGCCCCGGACATCCGCTGCTCGCCGGCGGACGCCTCGGCCCCGAGCCTCGCGAGCTCGGCGGCGTGCCGCCGCGACGACTCCTCCACCTGGTCGAGGCGCACCCCGGTCACGGGGCCGCGCCACGTCGCCTGGGCCGTCCGCAGCAGCCGCCCGACGACGGGGACGCGCAGGAGCGGGCGGATGAGCGTCTTCACGAGCTCACGCATGGGGGGTGGGTGTCCTCTCGGTGGTGGTCCAGGGAGATGGGGCGGGCGCCGGGCTCAGGTCGCCCCGGGGCCGGTGATCCTGGAGACGAGCGCGCGGGCGACCGCTCCGAAGTCGCGCGCCTCGGCGTACGCGCCCGCCCGGACGGCCAACGTCGCGCGACGTCCCGGGTCGTCGAGCAGGGCCCCGACGCGGTCCACGAGGGCGTCGAGCTCGACGTCCACGGGCACCCCGAGGCAGATCCCCTCCTGGCCGTCGCCGAGGCCGGTGCTCGACGTGACGACCGGGACGCCGGCGCCGAAGCAGTCCGCGACCGCCGCCGACGACTCGCCGTTGGTGTACGAGCGCAGCTGGACGGCGAGCAGGGCGCGGTCGAGCCAGTCGTCGTACTCCCCCGGCTCGACCCACCCGGTGAGCGTGACGCGGGCGCTCATCCCCGCGGCGTCGATCACGGCGCGGCACTCGGACTCGAGCCCCGGGTCCGCGAAACGACCGACCACCGCGAAGCGCAGGTCGGGATGACGCCGGGCGAGCCGGACGAACGCCTCGCACACCTTCGCCGAGTCCTTGGTCCAGTGCTGGACCCCGAGGGAGACGACGTGGTCCCGCTCCACCCCCGGGCGCCGCACGCGGCGTCGGTGCCCGAACGGCACCACCCCCACCCTCGTCCGCTGCGCCGGCGGGAGGTTCAACCTCGCCAGCGTGGCGGCGAGCGGGGAGTGCACGAGAACGGCGTCGGCGCCCGCGAGGACGGCCTCGCTCAGGTACCCGTTGGCGAGGTAGTAGTCGTGCGGCGCGATCCACCGGTGGTCGGCGTGC encodes the following:
- a CDS encoding glycosyltransferase family 2 protein produces the protein MSSTFVLIPAYNEAENLQELLPRVLDQAPLIPGELHVLVVDDGSRDGTADVVRAVSGGREVLQVVTLRTNRGKAEALRVGFRTAIAAGASTVVMMDADGQDDPTELPRLIERLDEGADLVTGARLLRNDRFVKRHTSRLYNRVTSVMTRVPGSDFNSGYKAMRAEVAAELAPMMYGEMHRYLTVIAHWRGFRTAEVPVHHHARMHGTTKYGIARFWRGFMDLLTVRFLMSYEHRPSHLFGGLGVASLGLGGLMLLYLLVLRIAGATVGDRPMLVAAVLLVLGGLQFILFGLSAELAVRDRNSGRVDDAALIDRRPSGGPR
- a CDS encoding glycosyltransferase family 4 protein, whose translation is MRVAFVTSICVPFDAISGIVRQCVLWAEEAGHETLLFAHDSAFDDLATVRVRTAAEVVTHPFYRSADVVVLDMGIYYTLFGALLAAPEGARTLVRFHNVTPRALVPSWQHDVIDRSIEQLALLRFVDAVLCDSEYNRTELRGLGIETPAVVRDLPVAVALDPPAAKPSADDGVLRVAFVGRFVRSKGPLELIAALDRALPGIPQDRVELDMVGNAEFSDADLLEQTARACEDLQRRSAGRLTARVHRSAPDELRDSVLRRADLFVLPTYHEGFCVPAVEALAGGCDVITYDNSNMPHVLDGLGTLVPTGDVAALGAAIAARAVLRADPVWDAQGYAASADAARRYVARFDPGPIREQFLRDLDPAAGSRP
- a CDS encoding glycosyltransferase, whose product is MPEGRPVFPERYPDVSIVINTLDREDQLRSALSSLRWLRYPGRFEVVVIDGPSKDGTQELLAGWGGDVKVGRAPVANLSVSRNAGIRLSAGEVVVFLDDDAVPEPDWLTELVAPYRTAGVGASGGFVLDHTGHEYQYRYALLDRFGGASFDVDGPTPERCYPGSWAIPHMLGTNSSYLRSALVEVGGYDEFFEYYLDESDVQLRIADAGYVIARPAGARVHHHFAASHLRSTRRAVHNWYPILKNKLYFGLKHARDYVSVEQVMAEFGQFVAGRRQEVRWTVENGLLDESALARFEADLERATEDGLRGGLAGDAARADLATGPGPFVPFPTHEVADLRRMVLVTSEYPPEGVGGIATYTQVLAAGFAARGHEPHVVTISRDITRVDWEDGVWVHRVALDLDAATADPARGAVPVGPWAWSAACRDEVLRIAETGPVDVVDVPIWDSQGLALAREDRFPLVLTLETSLALWLRSHPERADDPQFVADFVEPMLAAELEMLRSADVVRAISGAILTDVTAAHDVAPAAAVVAPLGIAEPADAARVNPHAARVSRAEGTVNLLFVGRVEPRKGVDVLLEAFALAHERAPHLRLNIVGDDTIAWADGGTLRSAFESEHAGRPHAAAVRFLGLVSDDQLALAYDASDVFVAPSRYESFGLVLVEAMMRGLPVVSTRVGGVPEVVDDGRDGYLVPPDDPGALADALVELGSDPGLRSRMGRHGRAHYERAYTVDAVVEASLGVYGKAAVLRDGGVPR
- a CDS encoding methyltransferase domain-containing protein; the protein is MRELVKTLIRPLLRVPVVGRLLRTAQATWRGPVTGVRLDQVEESSRRHAAELARLGAEASAGEQRMSGALDSLLGNVTQVAARQREIDADAENLARSVPVALRRLTRALADADLRVGAVESEVRDVVGRLDGAVPQQVEPRLDDLTRSVSFLLERVEFVRSELLFEVRYGRGADAAGEAERVQTRVKVDLAGRTGPLRVNLGCGHVPLEGYVNVDNRDLPSVDVVADVFAMPFEDGTVDEFFSSHFLEHFPLEQLRRRLLPALRAKLTPGGTLRAVVPDVDAMMRAYVAGTYPYDDMREVVYGGQDYDGDFHYNMFTPDSLTEILASGGFRDVRVVEAARVNGKSLEFEIEATRA
- a CDS encoding glycosyltransferase, with protein sequence MQSGVADYSAAVLEALADLVDVDVITHADAHRRSLPGVRWFRYDDAAALERLSGAPDLRLMVIGNNEHHVEVLDLLHRFGGTALCHDVRLTGLVATARARRADGVPASAAALLDAAAKEQRPDVHADHRWIAPHDYYLANGYLSEAVLAGADAVLVHSPLAATLARLNLPPAQRTRVGVVPFGHRRRVRRPGVERDHVVSLGVQHWTKDSAKVCEAFVRLARRHPDLRFAVVGRFADPGLESECRAVIDAAGMSARVTLTGWVEPGEYDDWLDRALLAVQLRSYTNGESSAAVADCFGAGVPVVTSSTGLGDGQEGICLGVPVDVELDALVDRVGALLDDPGRRATLAVRAGAYAEARDFGAVARALVSRITGPGAT